A region from the Paenarthrobacter aurescens genome encodes:
- a CDS encoding spermidine synthase, whose amino-acid sequence MAKRAKAGRSQRSTAGVVEVPAGTRIDGPAAGVYYIDTGDCELIQDQDNSNGWLLKINGVMSSHIDLADPLLLEFEYMRWIAALVESRWPRELKPKLRALHLGGGACSMARYFHAGYPEARQVVVELDGKLADYVRGWFDLPKAPLLRIRVGEARQVTESLSPDSRDLIIRDVFAGAFTPQALTTREFTAHADSVLAPDGLYIVNSGDAPDLKNARADAATIADTFEHTMIIADPAMLKGRRYGNMIMAGSHAPFGNDPTLARRLLGGGVPAHIWDDAKVRAFAKGTPVRHDPPVETPGEGPSASAE is encoded by the coding sequence GTGGCGAAACGCGCTAAGGCGGGCAGGTCCCAGAGGTCGACGGCGGGAGTGGTGGAGGTGCCTGCCGGCACCCGCATTGACGGTCCGGCGGCTGGCGTCTACTACATCGATACCGGCGATTGCGAGTTGATCCAGGACCAGGACAACTCCAACGGCTGGCTGCTCAAGATCAACGGCGTCATGAGCTCCCACATTGATCTCGCGGACCCGCTTCTCCTCGAATTTGAGTACATGCGCTGGATTGCCGCGCTGGTGGAATCCCGATGGCCGCGGGAACTGAAGCCCAAACTCCGGGCCCTTCATTTGGGCGGAGGAGCGTGCTCCATGGCACGGTACTTCCATGCCGGATATCCGGAGGCGCGTCAGGTGGTGGTTGAGCTGGACGGGAAGCTGGCCGACTACGTTCGCGGCTGGTTCGACCTCCCCAAAGCGCCCCTGTTGCGGATCCGTGTGGGTGAGGCCCGGCAGGTTACGGAGTCGCTTAGCCCGGACAGCCGTGACCTCATTATTCGGGATGTTTTTGCCGGAGCCTTCACGCCACAGGCTTTGACCACGCGGGAGTTCACCGCCCATGCGGACTCCGTGCTTGCCCCCGATGGCCTGTACATAGTGAACTCCGGGGACGCCCCGGATCTGAAGAACGCCCGGGCCGACGCCGCCACCATCGCGGACACGTTTGAGCACACCATGATCATTGCCGATCCCGCCATGCTTAAGGGGCGGCGCTACGGCAACATGATCATGGCCGGCAGCCACGCACCTTTCGGCAACGATCCCACTCTTGCCCGCAGGCTTCTGGGTGGTGGCGTCCCGGCCCACATTTGGGACGATGCCAAGGTGCGTGCTTTCGCCAAAGGAACCCCGGTGCGGCACGATCCCCCGGTGGAGACGCCGGGGGAGGGCCCTTCAGCTTCGGCTGAGTGA
- a CDS encoding ABC transporter ATP-binding protein, translated as MSADILPIATPRQTRKAMWRLLAQRPGKLTLTIFVLLAASCCGLAAPAILGLMVNIAATGGDVMSLLWLAIGLLLAGGLGALLGVLGQNLLARICEEALAGLREEVFAAAVRKPLNQLEKAGIGDVVARVSGDVEAVSEAISGVLPAFTSAAFTIGVTLLGLGVIDWRFAVAVLIAAPLQIFTLRWFLKRTAPIYRTVRITEANRTEQIIETVHGSPSVLALGLGSRHADLVAAASRENIGHSLRGVGYLTRFYNRLNLAELIGLSAVLLVGFWLHSEGAVTIGAATAAALYFYRLFDPIGLVLGQFDELQKAAAGLGRMFGLTMYAEPAAASKASSAAGEAGIVLDHVTFAYPGQRPALRGVSLTVRPAERVAIVGTSGAGKTTLAKVIMGLEHPGSGTAWVGGLDSASAAPADLHSRIAMVSQEVHVFSGTLAEDLRLAKPDASAEQLSNALQAVGADWVAALDDGLDTSVGAGGHQLTPEQAQQLALARLMLKDPPIAVLDEATAEAGTGSATMLDQAAEAALAGRTSVVIAHRLSQATSADTVVVMEQGRIVESGSHQELLAAEGRYAHLWEAWNSSLSRS; from the coding sequence GTGAGTGCGGACATTCTGCCCATTGCCACGCCCCGCCAAACCCGGAAGGCCATGTGGCGCCTGTTGGCGCAGCGCCCGGGCAAGCTGACCTTGACCATTTTTGTGCTGCTGGCTGCTTCCTGCTGCGGTTTGGCCGCCCCGGCAATTCTGGGCCTGATGGTCAACATTGCAGCTACCGGCGGGGATGTCATGTCCTTGCTGTGGCTGGCGATCGGGCTGCTGTTGGCCGGTGGACTCGGCGCGCTGTTGGGAGTCCTGGGCCAGAACCTGTTGGCGCGCATCTGTGAGGAAGCCCTTGCCGGCCTGCGCGAAGAAGTGTTCGCCGCCGCCGTCCGGAAACCGCTGAATCAGCTCGAAAAGGCGGGGATCGGCGACGTCGTGGCCCGCGTGTCCGGCGATGTCGAAGCCGTCAGCGAGGCAATCTCGGGGGTTCTTCCGGCGTTTACCAGCGCAGCTTTCACCATCGGCGTGACCCTGCTGGGCCTGGGAGTGATCGATTGGCGCTTCGCGGTGGCCGTCCTGATTGCAGCCCCGTTGCAGATCTTCACCCTCCGATGGTTCCTCAAGCGGACCGCCCCCATTTACCGCACCGTGAGGATCACGGAGGCCAACCGGACCGAGCAGATTATTGAGACCGTTCACGGATCACCGTCCGTGCTGGCTCTGGGACTTGGATCGCGCCACGCAGATCTGGTGGCGGCGGCTTCGCGGGAGAACATCGGACACTCACTGCGTGGCGTGGGTTACCTAACCCGCTTCTACAACCGCCTCAATCTTGCGGAGCTGATTGGTCTCTCCGCTGTGCTGCTAGTGGGCTTCTGGCTCCATTCCGAGGGCGCCGTGACGATCGGCGCGGCCACTGCTGCCGCCCTGTATTTCTACCGGCTGTTCGATCCGATCGGGCTGGTCCTGGGGCAGTTCGATGAACTGCAGAAGGCTGCGGCAGGATTGGGACGCATGTTCGGACTGACCATGTACGCGGAGCCGGCTGCTGCGTCCAAGGCCTCCTCGGCCGCCGGCGAAGCTGGAATCGTCCTGGACCACGTCACCTTCGCCTACCCCGGCCAGCGCCCTGCACTCCGCGGCGTCTCACTGACGGTGCGTCCGGCTGAGCGGGTAGCCATTGTGGGCACTTCGGGCGCCGGGAAGACTACCCTCGCCAAGGTCATCATGGGCCTGGAACATCCTGGCAGTGGGACTGCCTGGGTGGGCGGGCTGGACTCTGCTTCCGCGGCGCCGGCGGACCTGCACTCGAGGATCGCGATGGTCAGCCAGGAGGTGCACGTCTTCTCCGGCACACTTGCCGAGGACCTTCGGCTTGCCAAACCGGACGCTTCCGCGGAGCAGCTCTCGAACGCCCTGCAGGCCGTTGGAGCTGATTGGGTTGCAGCGCTCGACGACGGACTGGACACTTCCGTAGGTGCCGGCGGCCACCAGCTCACGCCCGAACAGGCGCAACAGCTTGCTTTGGCCCGGCTCATGCTCAAGGACCCTCCCATCGCAGTCCTCGATGAAGCCACAGCAGAAGCCGGAACGGGTTCTGCCACCATGTTGGACCAGGCTGCGGAGGCCGCTTTGGCGGGCCGGACTTCAGTGGTGATCGCACACCGGCTCTCCCAGGCAACCTCGGCGGACACCGTGGTGGTCATGGAGCAGGGGCGCATTGTGGAGTCCGGTTCTCATCAGGAACTGTTGGCAGCCGAGGGCCGCTACGCCCATTTGTGGGAAGCCTGGAACAGCTCACTCAGCCGAAGCTGA
- a CDS encoding ABC transporter ATP-binding protein: protein MPSSSATPPCPPGRTKQPWKVSRLFSFTLFANGRWKLLVAGCAGLSLHQVSEALVPATIGAAVDNAIEPNDAGALLGWLGALAVVFVVLALSWRFGTLAIERSFNFGSHDLRQLVVERTLHPRGMAAKRAPGEIVAIASSDADRVAGLSWLISGGLAAAAGVITSAVTLLLISVPLGLAVLLATPIMLLVMHRLTKPLESRSDVEQSTAARAGALATDFITGSRPLKGLGAEDAAIARYRAASRASLASALKAIRAKSAYTGASTALSAAFLAGIAFFAAWFAVQGTITVGQLVAVVGVAQFVQGPMTWLGFLSVELARKRASAARIAVLLEEPEAVPAPEAEERPTAAAASAADLALTGGPAPLLELRPDAEGVDFPPFTASIGEIVGVVLPDSTQARQLVDTLGFRIPAPAGLISIDGRDAALLDPLQVRSRVFADTHDAVLFRGSVQTNMSVAEAPLDERAMAAAAVGDFISQLPQGTETVLTGHGQGLSGGQRQRLVLGRSLHQRQPVLVLHDPTTAVDTATEAVIADGLRNFPDKAVVLVTTSPTLLAICHRVVVGGVDGPPETGTHRELLAASAGYREVVGS, encoded by the coding sequence ATGCCTTCCAGTTCCGCCACTCCGCCCTGCCCGCCCGGGCGTACCAAGCAACCCTGGAAGGTCTCCCGGCTCTTCAGCTTCACGTTGTTCGCCAACGGACGCTGGAAGCTGTTAGTGGCAGGCTGTGCAGGGCTCTCCCTGCACCAGGTCAGTGAGGCTCTGGTGCCGGCAACCATCGGTGCCGCCGTGGACAACGCCATTGAACCGAACGACGCCGGCGCCCTCCTTGGATGGCTCGGCGCCTTGGCAGTTGTGTTCGTGGTGCTGGCCCTGTCGTGGAGATTCGGAACCTTGGCCATTGAGAGATCCTTCAATTTCGGCTCACATGACCTCCGCCAACTGGTGGTGGAGCGGACACTTCATCCGCGTGGCATGGCCGCCAAACGTGCACCCGGAGAAATCGTGGCCATAGCCTCCTCGGACGCGGACAGGGTTGCGGGACTCTCCTGGCTGATCAGCGGCGGCCTGGCTGCGGCGGCGGGCGTGATCACCTCAGCGGTGACCCTCCTGCTGATTTCGGTCCCCTTGGGGCTGGCCGTCCTCCTGGCAACCCCCATCATGCTGCTGGTGATGCACCGGCTCACCAAACCGCTGGAGAGCCGGAGCGACGTTGAACAATCCACGGCCGCCCGCGCCGGTGCTCTGGCCACCGATTTCATCACAGGATCCCGCCCCCTCAAGGGCCTTGGTGCCGAGGATGCAGCAATCGCCCGCTACCGTGCCGCGAGCCGCGCCTCACTGGCATCTGCCCTGAAAGCCATCCGCGCCAAATCGGCCTACACGGGAGCGAGCACCGCCCTTTCTGCCGCTTTCCTGGCCGGCATCGCGTTCTTCGCAGCATGGTTCGCAGTCCAGGGCACCATTACTGTGGGGCAGTTGGTGGCCGTTGTTGGTGTTGCACAGTTTGTTCAAGGACCCATGACGTGGCTGGGTTTCCTCAGCGTTGAGCTTGCGCGCAAACGCGCCTCGGCGGCACGGATCGCAGTCCTGTTGGAGGAACCGGAGGCGGTGCCCGCGCCGGAAGCGGAAGAACGTCCGACGGCGGCAGCTGCTTCTGCGGCGGACCTCGCCTTGACAGGTGGTCCAGCTCCGCTGCTGGAGCTCCGGCCAGACGCTGAAGGAGTTGATTTCCCGCCTTTCACCGCATCAATCGGTGAAATCGTAGGAGTGGTTCTTCCCGACAGCACCCAGGCGCGTCAGCTGGTTGATACCCTCGGCTTCCGCATCCCCGCTCCCGCGGGCCTGATCTCCATTGATGGCCGGGACGCCGCCCTGCTCGATCCCCTGCAGGTCCGCTCCAGGGTCTTTGCCGACACCCATGATGCCGTCCTGTTCCGGGGCAGCGTCCAAACCAATATGTCAGTAGCCGAGGCCCCGCTGGACGAGCGCGCCATGGCCGCTGCCGCCGTCGGGGATTTTATTTCGCAATTGCCCCAGGGCACGGAAACTGTTCTTACCGGCCATGGCCAGGGCCTTTCCGGCGGCCAGCGGCAGCGGCTGGTTCTTGGGCGCTCGCTGCACCAACGCCAACCTGTGCTGGTCCTGCACGACCCCACTACCGCCGTCGACACCGCCACCGAAGCGGTGATCGCCGATGGCCTGCGCAACTTCCCTGACAAGGCCGTTGTTCTGGTGACCACAAGCCCAACGTTGCTGGCCATTTGTCACCGGGTGGTGGTGGGCGGAGTGGACGGGCCACCGGAAACAGGGACGCACCGCGAGCTTCTGGCGGCGTCAGCCGGCTACCGCGAGGTGGTGGGCTCGTGA
- a CDS encoding helix-turn-helix domain-containing protein, translated as MTRQAISQSGQTVANTEVLPDAPSEGEAMWPDYGVYTGYFECATPATWTEHVHDTHELLWGARGVLTVEADGGFFAVPATLGLWIPAGVMHAVKSTQGTGFYCSHIDVRLAPELARRTVAVTVPAAAQELLRHMSNFDMDDSIRKSSEQVVLGLLDVVDARPMLLPMPTDPRLELIARALLDDPALDRSLEEWSVQVSISVRNLSRLFHKETGMTFAQWRIHARVRVALGLLAAGYPVSSVSRRVGYNNPSAFVQVFRKVMGHTPGWYVASLKAGNHHSLAGSE; from the coding sequence ATGACCCGCCAAGCTATATCGCAATCCGGACAGACCGTGGCAAACACCGAAGTGCTGCCGGACGCCCCCTCTGAGGGCGAGGCGATGTGGCCGGACTACGGCGTCTACACGGGTTATTTCGAGTGTGCGACGCCCGCAACCTGGACTGAACACGTCCACGATACTCATGAGCTGCTCTGGGGCGCCCGCGGCGTGCTGACGGTGGAGGCCGACGGCGGCTTCTTTGCCGTTCCTGCAACCTTGGGGCTCTGGATTCCTGCGGGTGTGATGCATGCGGTCAAGTCCACGCAGGGGACAGGGTTCTACTGTTCACACATTGATGTCCGGCTCGCCCCGGAACTGGCGCGCAGAACTGTCGCTGTGACTGTCCCTGCTGCCGCTCAGGAACTGCTGCGCCATATGAGCAACTTCGACATGGATGACTCCATTCGGAAATCTTCGGAGCAAGTGGTTCTGGGGCTGTTGGACGTTGTGGATGCCAGGCCGATGCTGTTGCCGATGCCCACCGACCCCCGCTTGGAGCTCATTGCCCGGGCGCTCCTGGATGATCCCGCCCTGGACCGTTCACTGGAGGAATGGAGCGTCCAGGTGTCCATCAGTGTCCGTAACCTGTCCCGCCTCTTCCATAAGGAAACGGGGATGACGTTTGCCCAATGGCGCATCCATGCCCGGGTGCGGGTTGCCCTGGGTTTACTGGCGGCCGGCTACCCGGTTTCCTCGGTCAGCAGGAGGGTGGGTTACAACAACCCGAGTGCCTTCGTTCAAGTGTTCAGAAAGGTCATGGGGCACACTCCGGGCTGGTATGTGGCCTCCCTTAAGGCCGGAAACCATCACTCTTTGGCCGGTTCTGAATAG
- a CDS encoding ABC transporter substrate-binding protein — protein MSAAVAAMASAALLLSGCATTGASATATSETRTVHSEVKEVVMPAEPKKALGMYTTDLDMLITLGIPLASQQPIRDSGYSSFPYFFDQDALNGITPFTNYPEFNFEAILKAQPDVILNGLGYDKELDGKLSDIAPTYTFNGFDGSDWRTKFKTVAEAFGKTEQYQAWMDKYQAKVDDVKKRLAEAGKSNLVIGPVDYYEDQVSVSCYGTPCLVIRDLGLKVSPLADGEGVKLSAEQLEQLNGIDAIITTEVPEKDGANPDAFAPLANNKLWTSLPFVANKQIHTYDLEMIYGSPSGQYALLEKFEKALLS, from the coding sequence ATGTCTGCCGCCGTTGCGGCCATGGCATCCGCAGCCCTTCTTCTAAGCGGCTGCGCCACCACTGGTGCCAGCGCCACCGCCACATCCGAGACGCGGACGGTCCACAGTGAGGTCAAGGAAGTAGTCATGCCGGCCGAGCCCAAGAAGGCCCTGGGCATGTACACCACGGATTTGGACATGCTCATTACGCTCGGCATTCCGCTCGCCAGCCAGCAGCCCATCCGTGACAGCGGCTACTCGAGCTTCCCGTACTTCTTCGACCAGGACGCCCTCAACGGCATCACGCCGTTCACCAACTACCCGGAATTCAACTTCGAGGCCATCCTCAAAGCACAGCCGGACGTCATCCTGAACGGTCTGGGCTACGACAAGGAATTGGACGGGAAGCTCTCCGACATCGCCCCCACCTATACCTTCAACGGCTTTGACGGGAGCGACTGGCGTACCAAGTTCAAGACCGTGGCCGAGGCTTTCGGCAAGACGGAGCAGTACCAGGCGTGGATGGACAAGTACCAAGCCAAGGTGGACGACGTAAAGAAGCGCTTGGCTGAGGCCGGCAAGAGCAACCTGGTAATCGGCCCCGTGGACTACTACGAGGACCAGGTCTCGGTCAGCTGCTACGGAACGCCCTGCCTGGTCATCAGGGACCTCGGCTTGAAGGTTTCCCCGCTGGCTGACGGCGAAGGCGTCAAGCTCAGTGCCGAGCAGCTCGAACAGCTCAACGGAATCGACGCCATCATCACCACCGAGGTTCCAGAGAAGGACGGAGCCAACCCGGATGCCTTCGCTCCGCTGGCCAACAACAAGCTGTGGACTTCACTGCCCTTCGTGGCCAACAAGCAGATCCACACCTATGACCTCGAAATGATTTACGGCTCGCCGAGTGGCCAGTACGCCTTGCTGGAGAAGTTCGAAAAGGCGCTCCTGTCATGA
- a CDS encoding siderophore-interacting protein codes for MMSIYRAEVISTRLLTPGMVRITFGGPGLAGFETTGVGDEYLRVFLPDPGTHEARLPISTGDSWDWSKDIEPSAMRTYTVRGVDASAGTVDIDFVVHDGGLAASWAQRAKVGDVVGLNSPTGLYEPPAGLQWQILLADATGLPAVARLVEQTPPGVRTRVLIEVEDPSHQQELTLGAGTEVAWIYGGNGHSQSRLGEVLRSMEFPGGVGYIWVAGETKVLRGIRKYLRHEKKLTPESYKLIGYWTDKSEAWEERWENLDAETRRWFDELWSNEKRDREEIVDLQDAKFELLGL; via the coding sequence ATGATGAGCATCTACCGGGCCGAGGTCATTTCCACACGTCTGTTGACCCCGGGAATGGTCCGGATAACCTTCGGCGGTCCCGGCCTGGCCGGATTTGAGACCACCGGTGTGGGCGACGAATACCTCCGGGTGTTCCTTCCTGATCCGGGCACCCATGAGGCGCGGCTGCCCATCTCAACCGGAGATTCCTGGGACTGGTCCAAAGACATCGAGCCGTCCGCCATGCGGACGTACACGGTCCGCGGTGTGGACGCCTCGGCCGGGACTGTGGACATTGACTTCGTAGTGCACGACGGCGGATTGGCAGCTTCCTGGGCGCAGCGCGCCAAGGTGGGTGACGTCGTCGGGCTCAACTCGCCCACTGGACTGTATGAACCTCCGGCCGGGCTGCAGTGGCAGATCCTGCTGGCTGATGCCACCGGGCTGCCCGCCGTGGCGCGGTTGGTGGAGCAGACCCCGCCCGGTGTTCGCACCCGTGTACTGATCGAGGTGGAGGATCCATCGCACCAACAGGAACTGACCCTCGGCGCCGGAACCGAAGTCGCCTGGATTTACGGCGGGAACGGCCACAGCCAGTCCCGATTGGGTGAGGTCCTGCGCTCCATGGAGTTCCCCGGCGGGGTGGGATACATCTGGGTGGCCGGCGAAACCAAGGTGCTGCGGGGAATCCGCAAGTACCTCCGGCATGAGAAGAAGCTCACGCCCGAGTCCTACAAGCTGATCGGCTACTGGACGGACAAGAGCGAGGCTTGGGAAGAGCGTTGGGAAAACCTCGACGCCGAAACCCGCCGCTGGTTTGACGAACTGTGGTCCAACGAGAAGCGCGATCGCGAGGAAATCGTGGACCTGCAGGACGCCAAGTTCGAATTGCTGGGCCTCTAA
- a CDS encoding Fe(3+)-siderophore ABC transporter permease yields the protein MASGTMALSSIAEASAADVQDAVPASPAGARPAGLASVNRYRLLGLLAAIGALAVVLWLSLVVGSKDIDLAALWPAITAYDASPEHVIIHDLRLPRTVTGLAVGVALGLSGALIQALTRNPLADPGILGVNAGAGFFVVLGVAIFGVTTIQEYIWFSFLGAVVATVAVYLIGSRGRGGTTPLRLTLAGVALGAVLGGISSGITLLRPAVFDSMRSWSAGTLSNRTWEIFTTVAPFILAGTFIALAMARPLNAVAMGEDTAKALGANIAGTRVWTIIAVTLLCGAATAAAGPIGFVGLMVPHVARWFVGPDQRWILAYTLVLSPVLLLVSDIVGRIVLRPGEMQVGIITAFVGAPVLIWLIRRRKVSTL from the coding sequence ATGGCATCCGGAACCATGGCGCTGAGTTCCATAGCCGAAGCCTCAGCGGCTGACGTGCAGGACGCGGTGCCGGCTTCACCTGCTGGCGCGCGCCCTGCGGGCCTCGCCTCAGTGAACCGGTACCGCCTTCTGGGATTGCTCGCAGCAATTGGCGCTTTGGCCGTGGTTCTCTGGTTGAGCCTGGTAGTGGGCTCAAAGGACATTGACCTGGCCGCTCTCTGGCCCGCCATCACGGCCTACGATGCCTCGCCGGAACACGTGATCATCCACGATCTCCGCCTGCCCCGAACCGTCACCGGATTGGCGGTTGGTGTTGCCCTGGGCCTGTCCGGGGCGCTCATCCAGGCCCTGACACGCAACCCGTTGGCGGACCCCGGCATCCTGGGCGTCAACGCCGGTGCCGGGTTCTTCGTGGTCCTGGGTGTTGCGATCTTCGGAGTCACCACCATCCAGGAGTACATCTGGTTCTCCTTCCTCGGAGCTGTGGTTGCCACGGTTGCCGTGTACCTCATCGGGTCACGGGGGAGGGGCGGCACCACCCCGCTCCGGCTAACGCTGGCCGGCGTTGCACTCGGGGCAGTGCTGGGCGGAATCTCGTCCGGGATCACGCTGCTGCGCCCGGCCGTATTCGACAGCATGCGCAGCTGGAGCGCCGGAACGCTGAGCAACCGCACCTGGGAGATTTTCACTACCGTGGCGCCGTTCATTCTTGCGGGGACATTCATCGCCCTCGCCATGGCCCGGCCACTCAACGCGGTGGCTATGGGCGAAGACACTGCCAAGGCCCTCGGCGCCAACATTGCCGGCACCAGAGTGTGGACCATCATCGCAGTGACTTTGCTGTGCGGCGCCGCCACAGCCGCCGCAGGCCCCATCGGATTCGTGGGCCTCATGGTCCCGCACGTGGCCCGATGGTTCGTTGGCCCGGACCAACGCTGGATCCTGGCCTACACCCTGGTGCTCTCGCCAGTACTGCTCTTGGTGTCCGACATTGTGGGCCGCATTGTTCTCCGCCCCGGCGAAATGCAGGTAGGAATCATCACCGCATTCGTAGGCGCACCCGTCCTCATCTGGCTCATTCGACGCCGGAAAGTGAGCACTCTATGA